From Pangasianodon hypophthalmus isolate fPanHyp1 chromosome 30, fPanHyp1.pri, whole genome shotgun sequence, a single genomic window includes:
- the LOC117596542 gene encoding cell adhesion molecule DSCAM-like, with protein sequence MPLLFQAPQKGSLSAPGSAPCSTGFAFCDVHVTEGCRLEGNSETKPITAYTGDSVLLPCSCTDLHTKPDTFTWRKYTKDWVEISPEREQYKDRFQLVNDHSSGNHSLLISHLTEEDGGDYRCSLKESEYRDFRLTVKGCTLNQQTVTVTGYVGQSVLLPCSCSELQAKPHTFTWIFFKGSDPKEIFPKDQTNRYTHRVQLFNDHLPGNLSLLISHLTVEDGGWYRCETGNTIDANVQLIIKDAPTRPSTSTAVITTTSPNSKPEPLPFVPFALVTVIFLHIIVAVVYCSTRKKGPDTVHYSRADGDGTVSLQ encoded by the exons ACAGGATTTGCCTTTTGTgat GTTCATGTCACTGAAG GCTGCAGGCTGGAAGGAAACAGTGAGACAAAACCCATCACTGCATACACAGGAGACTCAGTACTGCTGCCCTGCTCCTGCACTGACCTTCACACCAAACCTGACACCTTCACATGGAGGAAATACACAAAAGATTGGGTAGAGATATCTCCTGAGAGGGAGCAGTACAAAGACAGATTTCAGCTGGTTAATGATCACTCTTCAGGAAATCACTCTCTACTCATATCACACCTGACtgaagaggatggaggagaTTACAGGTGTAGTCTTAAAGAGAGTGAATACAGAGACTTCAGACTCACTGTTAAAG GTTGCACACTGAATCAACAGACAGTGACTGTGACTGGATACGTGGGACAGTCTGTCCTTCtgccctgctcctgctctgaacTACAAGCCAAACCACACACTTTCACATGGATCTTTTTTAAAGGATCTGATCCCAAAGAAATCTTCCCAAAGGACCAAACAAATcgctacacacacagagttcagctCTTTAATGATCATCTCCCAGGAAATCTCTCTCTGCTCATATCACACCTGACTGtagaggatggaggatggtACAGGTGTGAGACCGGCAACACTATCGATGCAAACGTTCAGCTCATAATAAAAG ACGCACCAACAAGACCTTCAACATCCACAGCAGTGATCACAACAACTTCACCTAATTCCAAACCAG AGCCTCTTCCCTTCGTCCCCTTCGCCCTGGTGACTGTGATCTTTCTGCACATTATCGTGGCTGTGGTCTATTGCAGCACCAGAAAGAAAG GTCCTGATACAGTTCATTACAGCAGAGCTGATGGAGATGGAACAGTGAGTCTGCAGTAG
- the LOC117596606 gene encoding uncharacterized protein LOC117596606 isoform X1 yields MCGFGSSVRMQVCFLLLLIQLHVTEGCRLEGNSDLKPITAYTGGSVLLPCSCTDLHTKPDTFTWRKYTNGWVEISPESEQYKDIFQLVNDHSSGNLSLLISHLTEEDGGDYMCSLKESEYRYFRLTVKGCTRNRQTVTVTGYVGQSVLLPCSCSELQAKPHTFTWIFFKGSDPKEIFPKDQTNHYTHRVQLFNDHLPGNLSLLISHLTVEDGGWYRCETSNTIDANVQLIIKDAPTRPSTSTPMIQTNSKQVVRDKTNPDPTEKDPIDIGIIISSGVVGVLLLLLLFGGVMYWKRRGQRGGQTEIGDGQTGQRTQQQDFTEPLNITVTSEPTYEAVHTQNDPEVLYAAINTQTKHKKAEEKDDVMYSTVVHSNTVSAAHTPVASGDTTVYASIKTN; encoded by the exons ATGTGTGGGTTTGGGTCCTCAGTGAGAATGCAGGTGtgttttcttctcctccttatACAGCTTCATGTCACTGAAG GCTGCAGGCTGGAAGGAAACAGTGACCTAAAACCCATCACTGCATACACAGGAGGCTCAGTACTGCTGCCCTGCTCCTGCACTGACCTCCACACCAAACCTGACACCTTCACATGGAGGAAATACACAAATGGTTGGGTAGAGATATCTCCTGAGAGTGAGCAGTACAAAGACATATTTCAGCTGGTTAATGATCACTCTTCAGGAAATCTCTCTCTGCTCATATCACACCTGACtgaagaggatggaggagaTTACATGTGTAGTCTTAAAGAGAGTGAATACAGATATTTCAGACTCACTGTTAAAG GTTGCACACGGAATCGTCAGACAGTGACTGTGACTGGATACGTGGGACAGTCTGTCCTTCtgccctgctcctgctctgaacTACAAGCCAAACCACACACTTTCACATGGATCTTTTTTAAAgggtctgatcccaaagaaatCTTCCCAAAGGACCAAAcaaatcactacacacacagagttcagctCTTTAATGATCATCTTCCAGGAAATCTCTCTCTGCTCATATCACACCTGACTGtagaggatggaggatggtACAGGTGTGAGACCAGCAACACTATCGATGCAAACGTTCAGCTCATAATAAAAG ACGCACCAACAAGACCCTCAACATCCACACCAATGATCCAGACAAATTCCAAACAAG TGGTCAGGGACAAAACGAATCCAGATCCAACTGAAAAAG ATCCTATTGACATCGGCATCATCATCAGCTCTGGTGTCGTTGGggttctgctgctgctgctgctattcGGAGGAGTCATGTACTGGAAACGCAGAg GACAGAGAGGAGGACAGACCGAGATCGGTGATGGACAAACAGGACAGAGGACACAGCAGCAG gATTTTACCGAACCTCTGAACATAACCGTAACCTCAGAACCCACTTATGAAGCAGTgcacacacag AATGATCCTGAAGTTCTGTATGCagctataaatacacaaactaaacacaagaaagcagaagaaaag GATGATGTGATGTACTCGACTGTAGTCCACAGTAACACTGTGAGCGCAGCACACACTCCAGTGGCATCAGGAGATACTACAGTATATGCCAGCAtcaaaactaactaa
- the LOC117596606 gene encoding uncharacterized protein LOC117596606 isoform X3 produces the protein MCGFGSSVRMQVCFLLLLIQLHVTEGCRLEGNSDLKPITAYTGGSVLLPCSCTDLHTKPDTFTWRKYTNGWVEISPESEQYKDIFQLVNDHSSGNLSLLISHLTEEDGGDYMCSLKESEYRYFRLTVKGCTRNRQTVTVTGYVGQSVLLPCSCSELQAKPHTFTWIFFKGSDPKEIFPKDQTNHYTHRVQLFNDHLPGNLSLLISHLTVEDGGWYRCETSNTIDANVQLIIKDAPTRPSTSTPMIQTNSKQDPIDIGIIISSGVVGVLLLLLLFGGVMYWKRRGQRGGQTEIGDGQTGQRTQQQDFTEPLNITVTSEPTYEAVHTQNDPEVLYAAINTQTKHKKAEEKDDVMYSTVVHSNTVSAAHTPVASGDTTVYASIKTN, from the exons ATGTGTGGGTTTGGGTCCTCAGTGAGAATGCAGGTGtgttttcttctcctccttatACAGCTTCATGTCACTGAAG GCTGCAGGCTGGAAGGAAACAGTGACCTAAAACCCATCACTGCATACACAGGAGGCTCAGTACTGCTGCCCTGCTCCTGCACTGACCTCCACACCAAACCTGACACCTTCACATGGAGGAAATACACAAATGGTTGGGTAGAGATATCTCCTGAGAGTGAGCAGTACAAAGACATATTTCAGCTGGTTAATGATCACTCTTCAGGAAATCTCTCTCTGCTCATATCACACCTGACtgaagaggatggaggagaTTACATGTGTAGTCTTAAAGAGAGTGAATACAGATATTTCAGACTCACTGTTAAAG GTTGCACACGGAATCGTCAGACAGTGACTGTGACTGGATACGTGGGACAGTCTGTCCTTCtgccctgctcctgctctgaacTACAAGCCAAACCACACACTTTCACATGGATCTTTTTTAAAgggtctgatcccaaagaaatCTTCCCAAAGGACCAAAcaaatcactacacacacagagttcagctCTTTAATGATCATCTTCCAGGAAATCTCTCTCTGCTCATATCACACCTGACTGtagaggatggaggatggtACAGGTGTGAGACCAGCAACACTATCGATGCAAACGTTCAGCTCATAATAAAAG ACGCACCAACAAGACCCTCAACATCCACACCAATGATCCAGACAAATTCCAAACAAG ATCCTATTGACATCGGCATCATCATCAGCTCTGGTGTCGTTGGggttctgctgctgctgctgctattcGGAGGAGTCATGTACTGGAAACGCAGAg GACAGAGAGGAGGACAGACCGAGATCGGTGATGGACAAACAGGACAGAGGACACAGCAGCAG gATTTTACCGAACCTCTGAACATAACCGTAACCTCAGAACCCACTTATGAAGCAGTgcacacacag AATGATCCTGAAGTTCTGTATGCagctataaatacacaaactaaacacaagaaagcagaagaaaag GATGATGTGATGTACTCGACTGTAGTCCACAGTAACACTGTGAGCGCAGCACACACTCCAGTGGCATCAGGAGATACTACAGTATATGCCAGCAtcaaaactaactaa
- the LOC117596606 gene encoding uncharacterized protein LOC117596606 isoform X2 — protein sequence MLVCFYVLLLLHITEGCRLEGNSDLKPITAYTGGSVLLPCSCTDLHTKPDTFTWRKYTNGWVEISPESEQYKDIFQLVNDHSSGNLSLLISHLTEEDGGDYMCSLKESEYRYFRLTVKGCTRNRQTVTVTGYVGQSVLLPCSCSELQAKPHTFTWIFFKGSDPKEIFPKDQTNHYTHRVQLFNDHLPGNLSLLISHLTVEDGGWYRCETSNTIDANVQLIIKDAPTRPSTSTPMIQTNSKQVVRDKTNPDPTEKDPIDIGIIISSGVVGVLLLLLLFGGVMYWKRRGQRGGQTEIGDGQTGQRTQQQDFTEPLNITVTSEPTYEAVHTQNDPEVLYAAINTQTKHKKAEEKDDVMYSTVVHSNTVSAAHTPVASGDTTVYASIKTN from the exons ATgctggtgtgtttttatgttctccttcttctccacaTCACTGAAG GCTGCAGGCTGGAAGGAAACAGTGACCTAAAACCCATCACTGCATACACAGGAGGCTCAGTACTGCTGCCCTGCTCCTGCACTGACCTCCACACCAAACCTGACACCTTCACATGGAGGAAATACACAAATGGTTGGGTAGAGATATCTCCTGAGAGTGAGCAGTACAAAGACATATTTCAGCTGGTTAATGATCACTCTTCAGGAAATCTCTCTCTGCTCATATCACACCTGACtgaagaggatggaggagaTTACATGTGTAGTCTTAAAGAGAGTGAATACAGATATTTCAGACTCACTGTTAAAG GTTGCACACGGAATCGTCAGACAGTGACTGTGACTGGATACGTGGGACAGTCTGTCCTTCtgccctgctcctgctctgaacTACAAGCCAAACCACACACTTTCACATGGATCTTTTTTAAAgggtctgatcccaaagaaatCTTCCCAAAGGACCAAAcaaatcactacacacacagagttcagctCTTTAATGATCATCTTCCAGGAAATCTCTCTCTGCTCATATCACACCTGACTGtagaggatggaggatggtACAGGTGTGAGACCAGCAACACTATCGATGCAAACGTTCAGCTCATAATAAAAG ACGCACCAACAAGACCCTCAACATCCACACCAATGATCCAGACAAATTCCAAACAAG TGGTCAGGGACAAAACGAATCCAGATCCAACTGAAAAAG ATCCTATTGACATCGGCATCATCATCAGCTCTGGTGTCGTTGGggttctgctgctgctgctgctattcGGAGGAGTCATGTACTGGAAACGCAGAg GACAGAGAGGAGGACAGACCGAGATCGGTGATGGACAAACAGGACAGAGGACACAGCAGCAG gATTTTACCGAACCTCTGAACATAACCGTAACCTCAGAACCCACTTATGAAGCAGTgcacacacag AATGATCCTGAAGTTCTGTATGCagctataaatacacaaactaaacacaagaaagcagaagaaaag GATGATGTGATGTACTCGACTGTAGTCCACAGTAACACTGTGAGCGCAGCACACACTCCAGTGGCATCAGGAGATACTACAGTATATGCCAGCAtcaaaactaactaa